The window GatatccccctcccccttttgctcggtgggttgttttttttctaaccCCTAGAGTTACATGGCACCAGCACTCCTGCTTCTTACCAACTGGCCTTGAGGGTTTGCTGATCACTTACCCTGATGATGCTGTTGACTTCTCCCACCCGTCAAATCCTTCATTTGTAATGCTTGAGGTCTCTTTAAGATGCCTTGATGTTTTAATTCCCTAATTTCTGGTCTCCTGTTTGTCTCAGAGGATTACCCGGTCTTCTAATCCCTAAAAGTAGGACCATCGCCTTTGTCTCATCCCTTCCTCTGTAATGGGATCTTTGGGCtcactcttttcttccccctcctatGCCTCTCATCTTCCTTTGCTCTAACTCTTATCCCTCTTTACAAACCCAGATCAGGCAGTTTTCAGCACTGCTGATCAGAAGACGGGTTAGCACACGATGGAGGCGCCTGGCAGTGTCAAATCGGCAGAGGTGAGGACTCCAGCCAGGGACCTAGGGGTGATGAGGAGGGGCAGAAGTGGACAGCCAGGCATAGGGTTTCCTAAGTGCTTTCTACCCTGTTGTATTCTAGTCTGAAATCCCTGGTGCTGAAAGCCCTGGAGGATGAGGCAGAGTAAGTATGGATCTGTTCCTTTCCCAGATATTCCTTGACTGATTCCTGTGGGAATTTCCTGTTTCAGAGATCTCATGCCTCTTCTCTCAGTTTAGGTCCTTGATTCTTTGGGGCAAGAGACATGCCAAATTCTCCTAGAAGGGGAGGGTAGTAATTATAtctaatttaaaagaagaaagaaaagaaagctaggTTGTGAGGTTTGTATTAGAGAAAGAGAATGGGATAGCAATAGAACATGATAAGATGTCTGACACAAGTGGATCTGTGCCAGTGGCCTTTTAAGTTCTAGTTCTGCCCCATGCTTCTGGACCTTTTTTGTGGGGGTTAGGGGATGGGATGAAAATAACACACATGCCTTCTTCAATCCATAGTCATAGTGTGACCCTCAGCCTGGCCCAGTTGTCAGCCACTATCCTGAGGAATGAAGGCCTGGATGCCTGGCCTCAGTTAATGCACCTGCTCCAGCATAGCACTCAAAGCTTCCACATCCCTGAAAAGGAGGTATGGTTCATGGAGCCTGGGAGGGGTGCAGATGTCAGAGGGTTGGGATACAATAAAGGCTTGGGACAGGAAAGGGCTAAGTGTATAGGataatttttcttccactttccTTCTCCTTGGGCAGATGGGACTACTTCTCCTGAGTGTAGTGGTGACCTCACGGCCTGAGGCATTCCAACCACACCATCGAGAGCTGCTTAATTTACTGGATGAGACTTTGGGGGAGTCAACCTCTGCATGGCTGCTCTACTATTCTCTTCGTACTCTGACCACCCTGGCACCCTACCTGGGCCCCAATGCCTTGGTAAGAAACCTTCTCTTTGCCCTTCACATTTAAAGATGTAAATGCATCTCAGCCACGAAGTCTTCCAGAATCTACTTTCTTTTGGTGAGGTGAAGGAAGTGAGATCATCTTCTTTCATCTCTAGTCCTCTTATAGGACTTTGAATATGAAAAAGGAGTGACTAAGAAACTTTCCAGATTCCATGCCATCTTCATTCTGTCTCTATGCCCTGGCTCTCCATCCCTAGAcctaagtcagtcaataaatatttattaagtgccctctGTACCAAGCACTAAGCCAAGGACTGGGAATCCAAAAAGAGgcagacagtccttgccttcaaggagctcacagtgtaatggggaagacaataagcACACAGGGACAGTTCTGACTCTatggactttatttatttatttatttttttagtgaggcaattggggttaagtgacttgcccagggtcacacagctagtaagtgttaagtgtctgaggccggatttgaactcaggtactcctgactccagggtcggtgctctatccactgcgccacctagctgccccctctgtggaCTTTAAAGGTGTCAGCTACCATGTGTCTGCACTGTAGGACTTAGTTCACAGCTATCTTACCTATTCTTTGCTCTTGCAGCCTCAGGCTAGGAGTCTGGTGCCCAAGGTCCTTTtggctttgcaaacattaatcCAACTAGATGAGGTAAGAATGAAGGGCAATAGCCCTgctggggaggagaaagaaacctACAGTTCAAGCCCCTGAATCATCTATAAAAAGactgtctgtttttcttttgatgTTAGACAAAGGCCTGTGAGGCACTGGAAGCCCTAGATGAGTTGCTAGAATCTGAATTACCCATCATCACCCCTTACCTGTCTGAGGTTCTCACCTTCTGTCTGGAGGTAAGGAAGATTGGCAGAGTCTCCTTGTTGGCTTCCCTAGCAGGACATTTCTCCATCTTTGAATCACATTTGTTTTGGTAACAGGTGGCTAAGACCGTCACGTTGGGAGATGCAGTACGAGTACGGGTTCTCTGCTGTGTCTCTTTCCTGGTAAAACTTAAGAGCAAGGTGGGTAGCTTTGTCATACTCCCCACCAATCTACACTGCCCCAGCCACTCTTTAGATCATCCCTACCTTTCCACTGGACTTTCTTGTCTATCTTTAGGGTCTTCAATGCGTGTCATTGTAGGTATAGTAAGTATCCTAGTGGAGAGATCAATCCCAACCCTATTTAGTCccaagcttttttttgttttgttttgttttgttttgtttagtgaggcaattggggttaagtgacttgcccagggtcacacagctagtaagtgttaagtgtctgaggccggatctgaactcaggtcctcctgaatccagggccggtgctctatccactgtcccaagctttttaGGTGCTCTTACTCCTACAAGCCAGTGCTGTTTCTCCCAGATCTTGAAGTTCCCTAGCTTTCTTCTAGACTTGTTAATTTGAGTTTATAGGACTCTAAAAGGAAGGAACATTAGGGCTGAAGAGACCTGCCACGTGATAGAAGCCTCTAATATCTGCCATCCCACCCCAAATGCCCATAGGCTCTACTGAAGAACCGACTCCTAGGTGCAATATTTCGCACTCTCTTCCCCATCATGACTGCTGAGCCCCCTCCAGGGCATCTGGATCCTGAAGACCAAGATACTGATGAGGAGGAGCTGGAAGGAGGGCTGGAGGTGGAAGCACCCAAGCAGTTTGCCGTGCAGGTGGGAAGGGGAACAGCTGGAAGCTCTTAGTGGGCCACAAGGAAACCAGATAGAAGATACAGTGTCACAGACAGGGTTTATTTGACAAGAGGGCCTTAGTCTAGGTTCTAATGAGGTAGAAAATTGTGACTGGAAGTGGGGAGTGTGAGGGTAGTAGGGAAGAGAACAGAGTTGAAGCTGAAAGCTTCTTTTTTTCAGGTAATAGATGTTCTGGCCCTCCATCTGGCCCCAGAGAAACTGTTTCCACAGTTGGTGAGTTCTGTTCAGATGCTtgacctctctccttccttcatcttGGTCTAATCTTGTTTATGGTAGTGAATTGGACACTATATTTCCATGGTAGCACCGGGCAGTCCAGCTAGTtcagtcctcattttacagatgaggaaactggggcccacagaagttaagtgacttgctcacagtcacaggGGGAGTAAGTTGCAGAGCTGGGAGTCAAACCCTGTGACTACTGGCCTCTTTAGAGAGAGGATCTGATGCTCCTGACTGGGGTTGGAAGGGTGGGAAGCAGAGTGGAAGAGTGGTAATAGAAATGTTGGCTTGTATCTGTCTCCTTCAATAGATGCCTTTACTGGAAGAGGCCCTTTATGGAGAAAACCCATATCAACGAAAAGCAGGACTTTTGGTGCTGGCTGTGTTGTCTGATGGTGCTGGTGATTATATCAGACAGAGGTATAccctggaagaaggaaggatataGCACCTGATTCTTAAGAGGGGCCTCAGGGATCATTGGGCATGAGGGTCTGAAGGTATTTGGGCAAAGGAAAGGACAGACATAAGGCTCCCAGTAGGAGGGGAGAGAGTAGGATTTTTCTAGAGACTACTTTCTTTCCCCTCACTTTGGTATTATCAGGTCTATTTGTGGGTTCCCTTTATCTCAGACCCTCCTTTCTTGTCCCTGTTGCCATCTTCCTAGAATGCTGACCCCACTAATGCAGGTTGTGTGCAAAGGCTTGGCTGATTCTTCCCAGGTGGTACGCAATGCTGCGCTGTTTGCCATGGGCCAGTTCTCTGAGAACCTACAGGTTAGTAAGGTAGAAGCTGGTACTTCCTCCTCCCAAGTTCTGCCCACATAAGATATATTTGGCTCTCATTCTACCatgtccttcctcttttttcttaggGACCTTGGgtcctccactcccaccccaggcCTCTATTCCCTGCCCAACACTATCTACTTCTTCATTCAAACTTCATCATCACCTGGCCTGATCTCTTCCTGTCCCTCCCTATAGCCTAATATCAGTACCTACTCTGGTGACGTGATGCCCCTGCTTCTGGCCTACCTCCGGTCTGTGCCACCTGGAAATATACGACACCTCGCCAAGGCCTGTTATGCCCTGGAGAATTTTGTGGAAAGCTTGGGTATGAGGGAGGGAGCTCACAGGGGAGTGGAAGGGGGGGGGCTTGGCCACAACTGCAGAACTGTGTACCCATTATTTTAAGATGGATATCATGGAAATGTATTTGCAGCTATAATAGCATTGAATGGGACAAGCAGAGCATTTTATTCTCTTAGATTACTGCCTCATGCTGGGACAGAGATTGTGATGAATTCATTTGGTTATTCCTCACTTGATAGGAAGTGAGTTTAAGGCTGGGTCTAGAGAAGAGTGCTGAAACAGGGGGCCTTAGACTAACCATTCAGCATGGTCTCAACACtaatttttcttactttatttttgtttatttattttgcagggcagtgagggttaagtgacttgcccagggtcacacagctagtaaatgtcaagtgcctgataccggatttgaactcaggtcctcctgaatccagggctggtgctttatccactacgccacctagctgccccctaaccattCAGCATGGTACAGTCAGTTGGTATAATTTGGCATGGCGTAGTCAAAAGACTAGACTTTttatcttgcctctgatgcttaccacCTGTGTtaccttaggcctcagtttcctcatgtataaaatgaaggttaGACTATATTgtctcccttccagctctataattTTGTTATTCCTATAGGACAAGAGGTGGAGACATACCTCCAAGAGTTAATGGAGAGAATGCTGCAGCCCCTTAGAGAAGCTACCAACCCCCGAGCCAAGGAGTTGGCTGTGAGCGCGATAGGGGCCATCGGTGAGGTGGGGCGACAATAGGGCTGCCCAGGGTGGGGTGAAAGGGCTATACTTGGCCTGCAAAAAGTATCATGCAGGCCTCCCCAAAGAATATATTTGTGGGGGGGTGGGTCTTTGCCATCTTCTAGTCATGCTAACTTCACCATTCCTACAGCCAGTGCGGCCCAAAGCTCCCTGATACCTTACTTCCCCACCATCATGGAACATCTCCGGGAATTCCTGGTGACTGGGCGTGAGGACCTTCGACCTGTGCAAATCCAGAGTCTTGGTGAGCACTTCTTATTCATACCCCATCAGGTTCTTCAGAGCATCCCTTTCCAGCTCTCCCCACTTGACTTCAAAATTTCACCTAACAGATTTCCACTAATTAGACAGGAGTTGCCTGGAGGCTATGCTGGTAGTTTTGTCTTGGCCCTGCCAAGTTCTTATGGGTCTTAATTTTGCCCCTACAAGTTTGTTTCACCTCCTCATTTTTGGCTTCACAATTCCTGACTGATCTCATCTCTCTCACCTCCTCTAGCCCATATTCCCAAGTGTCTTTCTTCCCCACTACTACTGTAGTCCATCCAGCTTTGAATGCTTTACTTTCTCCCTATCCTTCTTGGCCTTTCTCAGAAACTTTGGGAGTTTTGGCTCGAGCAGTAGAGGAACCCATGAAGCCCCTGGCTGAGGAATGTTGCCTCCTGGGACTGAGCCTCTGTAAACAGGTGGATGACCCTGATTTGCGTCGATGCACGTGAGTGATCTGAAATAAGGAGTGGGGGAACAGGGGAACCCAGCCATCTCATCTACCCAAATTTATATCCCTGACTAATTTCAGGATCTCTTAGCCATATCCTTAAATTCTGAAtgatgagaaataattattaataattgatatcttgggggGGGACCCagtgttctccccttctttcttagtcttttCTCCCACATCCACCACCTACCCCCACCTCCACTCCAAAGTCCAGTTTTCCTtcaaagtaagattcatcttggTCAAAGAGTCTTGCATGGAGGTGAATCAGTTTATCTAGATGGCTGAAGggctttactgatgagatttagcCTGTACCAAACCACACCTCAGTGGAAACCACTGTGACCCCATCAGCTTGGGTGGGGTCTGCATTTTTTCTCtaccaagatttgagtgaacTAAGTATCCCTAGACTTCCTTTTAATATAACAGCcagttagatttgattgctaCATGATGGACCTCATTACAATGAGTAGgatatataaactgtgacccccACCCCAGTTAGGGGTCTTTCATCTGAGAGAGATGACcagtgaccatccttttattaataacctgttggcttattaataaaatgataaaattaccttgaaactatgtctcatatttttaattgtcacaaagtctttttcattgtttcttgttATCCCAACTTTCTCACCTACCCTTGGTCTGATTTCCTTTCCTGCTTGTCTCTTTTCCAGTAGGGCTGTGCTTTACCTCTTTCTGTTTGATCTGCTTCTCCTAAAAGGTATAGTCTGTTTGCAGCACTGTCGAGGCTGATGGGTGAGGGGATGGCCCCCCATCTACCAAAAATCATCACATTCATGATGTCATCACTGCGTTCAACTGAGGGCATCGTGGtaaggatggggatggggacaTGGAGATAGGCATGTACTAGGCATGGCTCAAGGGTGGTATTGGTAGGAAGATGGAACAGGATCCTGCTAACCCTGACAACCCTTCTTGTAGCCTGTCTGTGACACAAGCAACACCTTCCTTCTTTTTGATGAGAGTGAGGACGAGGATTGTGAAGGGGAGATGATGGAAGAAGATAACGAGGAAGAGGAGGACTCTGATATCTCAGGGTGCGAAACCAAGGGGGGTGAGGCAAGGGTGGCTGGTGGATGGATCAGGGAGGGTCAGCCATGTTCTGGGACTGAAGAGGAAATCATTGAGATATACCTCATTTACTGGCAGCTGTGGTGGCTTCCATAACTGCTCATCTTTTATGTTTTGTTCATGCCACCTCTTTTGTCTCTGAAGCTGGTATTGATTTTTCCCAGTTATTAATGTTCTTTCCCTCCTAAAACTTCCCTGTGTTATATTTACCTCTGTATATACTGTATCACCTATAGTAGAAATTCAGTTTCTTGCAAACAGACTATGTTTCTGTAGCTTGGAACATAGTAGCCACTTCAGTTTAACAATTCAGTCCGCATTTATTGCTTATTGGTTTACTATAGGCCAAGTGCTATGGTTGGCTctggagataaaaagggaaataattgtccctgccctcaaggagcttatattccattggGAGAAATGAGTGAGGAAGTTGAAAACATTAACCTCTATTGCGATCAAGAAAGCttcctatgggggcagctaggtggcgcagtggataaagcaccggccctggattcaagagtacctgagttcaaatctggcctcagacactttgacacttactagctgtgtgaccctgggcaagtcacttaacccccattgccctgcaaaaaaaaaaaacaaaaacaaaagaaaagaaaaaaaagaaagcttcctATGGGTTgtgtccttgttgttgtttgtccttccattCTTGGAGAGGTGATGTCCTGATttccaatgaattggatttaagtgaggaagagctgtgcaaagcaccagcctcactctcctatGATGATTCCTATGCAGTTGAATACCGTGGCCTTTTAAACTTAGATGGTTCCCAGGTTTCATTTTGCCtaaggcaatgcccattcagtaattaaagatAGGTAAACTAGAGGGCTAAGAAACCCTCTTTTTCCTAGTCAAAAGAAAATagatgggagtgggggaagaccCTCACAGTTTCTGGCCAAAAGACACAGAATTGCCTTTTAGgcccactctgagccatcaaggAGGCCAAACAATGGCAAAATAAGGCCTGGGATGGGACCTGTTGTTGGCCAATGATGTCCAGAGTTTAAGGTTTAAGGAGTGCAAGTAAGTGGTGTCCTTAATCTGAGTCAAGAAGAAAGTTTAAGATTCTTAGAGGTGGGAAGCATTCTGTTTTCCAGCCATGAAAGATAACCTACACCAAGATAATGAATTGGGAGAGAGGAAATGTTAACTTTATGGAATGGCAAATATGTAAGTTTGATGTGATCAtggagtgtgtgaaggggagagACTTGACCTGAGCCTAGAAAAGGAATACTTGTTGTAAAACTGGATTGTGAAGGGCTAAAAGTACtaagctgaggagtttgtatttttacCTTGGAgaaaataggaagccactgaatttCTGAACTGGGGAGTGACGTGGCAGGAAGATTGTTTTAGCAACTGTTTAGGAGGATGGGTTAGAGGGTAAGTCTGGAAGCAAGGAGCCCAACTAGAAGGCTGCGGCAGTCATCCCAGGAAGACTATGATGGTAACCATGAATGGGAatggagagaatggagagaatgGGGTGGCTTGAAGAAATAGAGGTGGAATTGACAAGGTTGGCATCTGATTGGTTttgtgaaggagagggaaggaagagtcaaggatgacatatAAGTTGTGAACCTGTATAGACCAGAAGGATGTTGGTGACCTCAGCAGGAATAAGATTTGGGGGGAAGGCAAGTTGTTTTGAATATGTTGTTTGAAATGCCAGTGGATGtggaactggagctcaggagaaggGTTAGGGGCTAGAGAAGTAAATTAGGGAGTTGTCTTTAAGGACGGGACTATATATAGGTGCCAGACAAATGAATGGATAGGCTTTTGTTACATGCAAAGGCCTGTATTAAGTGCTAGACATTCATGTAGAAAAGTAGAGACGGTGTTTGCTTTCACTCTCGTTCACATTCTGATGGTGGAGACAACACGGGAAATTTTAGCTTTAAGTCAGATGG is drawn from Dromiciops gliroides isolate mDroGli1 chromosome 2, mDroGli1.pri, whole genome shotgun sequence and contains these coding sequences:
- the IPO4 gene encoding importin-4 isoform X1, producing MEPEELEQILQELLLPDTERIRRATEELQIALRHPGALPALCELLAQAPDPQIRQFSALLIRRRVSTRWRRLAVSNRQSLKSLVLKALEDEADHSVTLSLAQLSATILRNEGLDAWPQLMHLLQHSTQSFHIPEKEMGLLLLSVVVTSRPEAFQPHHRELLNLLDETLGESTSAWLLYYSLRTLTTLAPYLGPNALPQARSLVPKVLLALQTLIQLDETKACEALEALDELLESELPIITPYLSEVLTFCLEVAKTVTLGDAVRVRVLCCVSFLVKLKSKALLKNRLLGAIFRTLFPIMTAEPPPGHLDPEDQDTDEEELEGGLEVEAPKQFAVQVIDVLALHLAPEKLFPQLMPLLEEALYGENPYQRKAGLLVLAVLSDGAGDYIRQRMLTPLMQVVCKGLADSSQVVRNAALFAMGQFSENLQPNISTYSGDVMPLLLAYLRSVPPGNIRHLAKACYALENFVESLGQEVETYLQELMERMLQPLREATNPRAKELAVSAIGAIASAAQSSLIPYFPTIMEHLREFLVTGREDLRPVQIQSLETLGVLARAVEEPMKPLAEECCLLGLSLCKQVDDPDLRRCTYSLFAALSRLMGEGMAPHLPKIITFMMSSLRSTEGIVPVCDTSNTFLLFDESEDEDCEGEMMEEDNEEEEDSDISGYNVENAFFDEKEDTCLALGEISVNVSMAFFPFIERFFEEVYKLSECPHINVRKAAYETLGQFCCSLHKVSQTVPSEQNSFALQTALGQVVPSFLQAVNEDRERLVVMSVLEALTSLLRNCGPFVLQPPRRLAELCNVVKAVLQKKIACQDPEEDEEDEMEQAEYDAMLLEHAGEVIPALASAAGGETFAPFFVGFLPLLLRKAQKPGGSVAEKSFAVGTLAEVVQGLGAFSAQFVSRLMPVLLSAARDSDAEVRSNAVFGLGVLMEHGGRPALEHFQKILGFLSNLIARERQNRVRDNICGAFARLLMANPRKPQKQVLTTLFRALPLTEDLEEWVTMGKFFNFLYQSFPEQVADVAPEILNICTLTLSSSKVPQDTKAALLLLLTHLAQQHTDRFQAALGSLPPGKAQELQAMLSPT
- the IPO4 gene encoding importin-4 isoform X2; this encodes MEPEELEQILQELLLPDTERIRRATEELQIALRHPGALPALCELLAQAPDPQIRQFSALLIRRRVSTRWRRLAVSNRQSLKSLVLKALEDEADHSVTLSLAQLSATILRNEGLDAWPQLMHLLQHSTQSFHIPEKEMGLLLLSVVVTSRPEAFQPHHRELLNLLDETLGESTSAWLLYYSLRTLTTLAPYLGPNALPQARSLVPKVLLALQTLIQLDETKACEALEALDELLESELPIITPYLSEVLTFCLEVAKTVTLGDAVRVRVLCCVSFLVKLKSKALLKNRLLGAIFRTLFPIMTAEPPPGHLDPEDQDTDEEELEGGLEVEAPKQFAVQVIDVLALHLAPEKLFPQLMPLLEEALYGENPYQRKAGLLVLAVLSDGAGDYIRQRMLTPLMQVVCKGLADSSQVVRNAALFAMGQFSENLQPNISTYSGDVMPLLLAYLRSVPPGNIRHLAKACYALENFVESLGQEVETYLQELMERMLQPLREATNPRAKELAVSAIGAIASAAQSSLIPYFPTIMEHLREFLVTGREDLRPVQIQSLETLGVLARAVEEPMKPLAEECCLLGLSLCKQVDDPDLRRCTYSLFAALSRLMGEGMAPHLPKIITFMMSSLRSTEGIVPVCDTSNTFLLFDESEDEDCEGEMMEEDNEEEEDSDISGYNVENAFFDEKEDTCLALGEISVNVSMAFFPFIERFFEEVYKLSECPHINVRKAAYETLGQFCCSLHKVSQTVPSEQNSFALQTALGQVVPSFLQAVNEDRERLVVMSVLEALTSLLRNCGPFVLQPPRRLAELCNVVKAVLQKKIACQDPEEDEEDEMEQAEYDAMLLEHAGEVIPALASAAGGETFAPFFVGFLPLLLRKAKPGGSVAEKSFAVGTLAEVVQGLGAFSAQFVSRLMPVLLSAARDSDAEVRSNAVFGLGVLMEHGGRPALEHFQKILGFLSNLIARERQNRVRDNICGAFARLLMANPRKPQKQVLTTLFRALPLTEDLEEWVTMGKFFNFLYQSFPEQVADVAPEILNICTLTLSSSKVPQDTKAALLLLLTHLAQQHTDRFQAALGSLPPGKAQELQAMLSPT